Proteins encoded in a region of the Podarcis muralis chromosome 6, rPodMur119.hap1.1, whole genome shotgun sequence genome:
- the ACTRT3 gene encoding actin-related protein T3: MGELPPAVVIDNGSGLLKAGVAGDKEPRVIFTNLIGRPKAKSVMLGAGQKDFYIGDEAQAKRGILSLRYPVEHGIVTSWPDMEKIWKHVYDNELRLNSCTRPALITEAPLNPLANREQMTKLLFEKFEAPALYVAIQAVLALYAAGLTTGCVMDSGDGVTHTVPIFEGYCLPHAVLRLDLAGRDLTEYLMRILRESGIALVSTAEREIVRIIKEALCYVCLNPEEEMAKKPTSIEKTWKLPDGQIIKIHNQLFRCPETLFRPSNIGMEAPGIDKLLFNTIMKCDIDLRTTLYANILLSGGSSLFPGISDRLTKELIRMAPKDTEVMVQAPSDRKISVWMGGSILASLSAFQEMWISKEEYAEVGANIVHRKCF; encoded by the exons ATGGGTGAGCTGCCACCAGCTGTGGTGATAGACAATGGCTCAGGTCTGCTCAAGGCTGGCGTGGCTGGAGACAAGGAACCACGTGTCATCTTCACCAACCTAATAGGCCGCCCCAAGGCCAAGTCTGTGATGTTGGGCGCTGGCCAGAAGGACTTCTACATTGGAGATGAAGCGCAAGCCAAGAGAGGGATCCTCTCCCTCAG ATATCCAGTGGAACATGGAATTGTCACTTCCTGGCCTGACATGGAGAAAATATGGAAGCACGTTTATGATAATGAATTGAGGTTAAACTCCTGCACAAGACCAGCTCTGATAACAGAGGCACCACTCAACCCACTGGCCAACCGTGAACAAATGACAAAGCTGCTCTTTGAAAAATTTGAGGCACCAGCTCTCTACGTGGCTATCCAGGCTGTCTTGGCACTCTATGCAGCAGGCCTCACAACAGGTTGTGTGATGGATTCTGGCGACGGCGTCACCCACACTGTCCCGATATTTGAGGGCTACTGCTTGCCTCACGCTGTTCTTCGGCTTGACCTGGCAGGCCGGGATCTTACAGAATATCTCATGAGGATCCTGAGGGAAAGCGGCATTGCGTTGGTGAGCACAGCTGAGAGGGAAATTGTGCGAATCATCAAGGAGGCTCTGTGTTATGTGTGCTTGAACCCTGAGGAAGAGATGGCTAAAAAACCTACTTCAATTGAGAAAACTTGGAAATTGCCTGATGGGCAAATCATTAAAATCCACAACCAATTGTTCCGCTGCCCTGAAACCCTCTTTCGCCCATCTAACATTGGCATGGAAGCCCCAGGTATTGATAAACTGCTGTTCAACACTATAATGAAATGTGATATCGATTTGAGGACCACTTTGTATGCCAACATACTCCTTTCTGGTGGTTCAAGTCTCTTTCCTGGCATTTCTGATCGCCTCACAAAGGAGTTGATTCGTATGGCTCCCAAGGACACGGAGGTGATGGTCCAAGCACCTTCTGACAGGAAGATCTCTGTCTGGATGGGAGGATCtatccttgcttctctctctgccttccaggAGATGTGGATATCCAAGGAAGAATATGCTGAAGTTGGGGCCAATATAGTACACAGGAAGTGCTTCTAG